The following are from one region of the Rosistilla carotiformis genome:
- a CDS encoding amino acid adenylation domain-containing protein — MHPTRTLRDSESLGNAVVPTPALGTLSSCCARLSPVEYDQLVDLWNRTEHRWDDAPCLHELFTTQSKHTPDAIAVIHGDLRLTYAELEERSRRVACRLIELGVSPGDRVAVVADGTPNAYIGLLGILRAGAAYLPIDPTFPADRIRFFFEDAAVRFVVGNIDPARFEDHPGLTFVQCDELPTGNIDCLPSVAPTNLAYVLFTSGSTGKPKGVMLNHQGPVNTVRDINLSFDVQATDRVLALSALGFDLSVYDLFGMFAAGAAIVLPTPEQSRDPHSWRRLIEQHQVTIWNTVPALMDMFVTSLDASTTLPSLRRVMLSGDWIPVSLPDRIRHAAPKAHLYSLGGSTEASIWTVLYPIDRVDPDWRSIPYGKPLRNQRCYVVDAERKLCKIGEVGELCLAGVGVALGYVNRPELTQERFIPDPFSPGDTLYLTGDLCRYGEDGNLEFLGRQDHQVKIRGYRIGLGEIDAETQKLPAVRDAVVVASEEEAGARLIAYVVFESGQQLTLEELQTQLAASLPKYMLPAAMVPLDRLPLTANGKIDRKGLPSPTATREASPKQQPSNPTEAAVCEILSELLHRDPIDPRDGFIALGGNSLVAVALASRLKTVFGIQIPYWDILANSPNAIRLASRIETHRQSPQPVASTLVEIGSTPLDEAPLSYQQQQIWVEHFLKSNRARYNIPLVYDLVGEVDLSALQQAFTLLIDRHAILRTLYTPTSSGLTQRPIEPTQFTVESVDLGQIDSATRQQTIDAQTLAFVSEGFDLDHQIPIRAAHFKLSPNQSRMVVSVHHIAFDGHSIDLLHRDLASFYRAIVDRKGPTLAALPYQYANYALAQQTADGSDLLDADRAYWQRQLSGELPQLDLPRDPSDAAESEGDTISLQIDRDLLDAARRYSSNRQSTLFVTLLAAIKATLFRYTGQQDLIVGSAVAARPEAEMEDLIGYFINVLPLRTQFAASESFDALQTKVRETTLSAMAHQNYPLELMKREIFASQGTGTSPFRVLFVLENEPCSLELTGVEARRVPMETQTAKFDLLIAASESDASLRIDLQYRCQNFCRERIVHFGEHLTTLLSAAVEAPATPVDRLQMLPASQRASLLQGPIGSSASTGDPNATEQCDDSDRRLSPSVLTLFDAQVERSPDSTAVCFEEQTFSYAELDRRATILASRLIELGVLPDLPVALSITRSPEMVVAVLAVLKAGGCYVPVDPALPRHRRKQILDDCQPQVLLTLTGLTNDLELNESATPTLRLDTFDFSNHPASTIELPALSADNLAYILYTSGSTGKPKGVAMPHGAVANLIAWQLENSQADPTTKTLQFASLGFDVSFQEIFATLCSGGQLELVSEDRQQDLHRLWKFIVDAKIGRIFVPFVVLRTLCEIAGDSAREASLREVITAGEQLQITPAVRKFFQQQPGCRLWNHYGPTETHVATGYRLAADPSTWPAIPPIGKPIDRCVALVLDEHMQPLPQGIEGELYLGGACVARGYYQNPSLTQQRFVSGPLATPACDRMYRTGDICRLNWDGELEFVRRNDDQIKLRGHRVELSEIETVLNQHADVKQAVVCFDPSSLGGHLIAYVLSDSEEIRVDDLKQFLQSRLPAYMLPNVFCIVDDFPKTASGKIDRKRLPKVSPSVEASERQATEASTPNDPLIARLLEIWRSVLDTDQIDAHSNFFDCGGDSLAAALLFARMESEFGQALSITKLVECPTVTKLAELYRQDDDRVEGCWNEVMRIDPQQSASTAAPLFCLPGIDGHLLNFRDLAAAIGQDRPVYGLQPYGLDGNSSPCTSIEEIASRHVQEIRRVMPNGPYHLAGFSFGGVVAYEISQQLRRAGEQVTLAILDAYTGLPKLAPLYQRFAFHLRFARQCDGCQRWKYLAERVTGLVAAIQHRFGWITMEQRLERIINAKGNYAKVAAMNMTALDEYRPTAAQGPATLYRAKFRADWPGQDATDPNMGWGNVFDTDDLDVIEVEGAHANMLSEAKLAGLVEHLRRTMSRDDV, encoded by the coding sequence ATGCACCCAACTCGAACCCTGAGGGATTCCGAGTCGCTTGGCAATGCGGTTGTTCCAACGCCAGCTCTGGGTACCTTGTCGTCGTGTTGTGCGCGTTTGTCGCCAGTCGAATATGACCAACTGGTCGACTTGTGGAATCGGACCGAACACCGCTGGGACGATGCGCCTTGCCTGCACGAGCTGTTCACGACCCAAAGCAAGCACACCCCCGATGCCATCGCAGTGATCCATGGCGATCTTCGATTGACCTATGCCGAATTGGAAGAACGCTCGCGACGGGTCGCCTGTCGGTTGATCGAATTGGGAGTCTCTCCAGGTGATCGGGTCGCGGTGGTCGCCGACGGGACACCCAACGCCTACATCGGTTTGCTTGGCATCCTACGTGCTGGCGCAGCCTACCTTCCGATCGATCCCACGTTTCCCGCCGACCGCATCCGCTTCTTTTTCGAAGACGCCGCGGTCCGGTTCGTCGTGGGAAATATCGATCCTGCAAGATTCGAAGACCATCCCGGGCTGACGTTCGTCCAGTGCGATGAACTGCCCACCGGCAATATCGATTGTTTGCCCAGCGTCGCGCCAACCAACCTCGCCTATGTTCTGTTTACCTCCGGTTCTACAGGCAAGCCGAAGGGAGTCATGCTCAATCACCAGGGACCGGTGAATACTGTTCGCGACATCAACTTGAGCTTCGATGTGCAAGCAACCGATCGCGTCTTGGCGTTGTCGGCCCTTGGCTTCGATCTGTCGGTCTATGATCTGTTTGGAATGTTTGCCGCCGGCGCGGCGATTGTTCTACCGACCCCCGAACAATCGCGTGATCCCCACAGCTGGCGCAGGTTGATCGAACAACATCAGGTCACGATCTGGAACACGGTCCCGGCTTTGATGGATATGTTCGTCACGAGCTTAGACGCGTCGACCACTTTGCCCAGCCTGCGCCGCGTGATGCTCAGCGGCGACTGGATTCCCGTCTCGCTGCCCGACCGCATACGCCACGCAGCCCCCAAAGCGCATCTGTATTCGTTGGGCGGCAGCACCGAGGCATCGATCTGGACGGTTCTATACCCGATCGATCGCGTCGATCCCGATTGGCGGAGCATTCCCTATGGCAAACCGCTCCGCAACCAACGCTGCTATGTCGTCGATGCCGAACGAAAGTTGTGCAAGATCGGCGAGGTGGGTGAATTGTGTCTGGCAGGCGTTGGTGTCGCTCTAGGCTACGTGAATCGACCCGAATTGACACAAGAACGCTTCATTCCGGATCCCTTCTCTCCCGGAGACACTCTTTATTTAACCGGCGACCTGTGTCGTTACGGTGAAGATGGAAACCTTGAATTTCTGGGGCGGCAAGATCATCAAGTCAAGATCCGCGGCTACCGAATCGGCCTCGGCGAGATCGATGCCGAAACGCAAAAGCTGCCCGCCGTTCGCGATGCGGTCGTCGTCGCCAGCGAAGAAGAGGCCGGTGCGCGATTGATCGCGTATGTGGTCTTTGAATCGGGACAACAGCTGACGCTCGAGGAATTGCAGACCCAGCTGGCGGCAAGTCTTCCAAAATATATGCTGCCCGCCGCCATGGTCCCGCTAGATCGATTGCCGCTGACCGCCAATGGCAAGATCGATCGCAAGGGTTTGCCCTCCCCGACGGCGACGCGAGAAGCGAGCCCGAAGCAGCAGCCCAGCAATCCCACCGAAGCGGCCGTCTGCGAGATCTTATCCGAACTGTTGCATCGCGATCCGATCGATCCGCGCGATGGCTTCATCGCGCTGGGTGGAAATTCTTTGGTCGCCGTGGCGTTGGCCAGTCGGCTCAAAACCGTTTTCGGAATCCAGATCCCGTACTGGGATATCCTGGCCAATTCTCCCAACGCGATCCGACTGGCATCGCGGATCGAGACGCATCGCCAATCGCCGCAGCCAGTGGCCAGCACGCTCGTCGAAATCGGCAGCACGCCTCTCGATGAAGCTCCGTTGTCGTACCAACAGCAGCAGATCTGGGTCGAACATTTCCTGAAATCGAACCGCGCTCGATACAACATCCCCCTCGTGTACGACCTTGTGGGAGAGGTCGATCTGTCGGCGCTTCAACAAGCGTTCACCTTGTTGATCGATCGCCACGCGATCCTGCGAACGCTCTATACACCAACCAGCTCCGGTTTAACGCAGCGGCCGATCGAGCCGACGCAGTTTACGGTGGAGTCGGTCGATCTGGGACAGATCGATTCGGCGACGCGGCAACAAACGATCGATGCGCAAACGCTGGCCTTTGTTTCGGAAGGCTTTGACCTCGACCATCAAATCCCGATCCGTGCGGCTCATTTTAAATTGAGCCCCAACCAATCGCGGATGGTCGTGTCGGTACATCACATCGCGTTCGATGGCCATTCGATCGATCTGTTGCATCGCGATCTGGCCAGCTTCTATCGAGCGATCGTCGATCGAAAAGGCCCAACGCTCGCCGCGTTGCCCTACCAATACGCCAACTACGCGTTGGCGCAGCAGACAGCGGACGGTTCCGATCTGTTGGATGCCGACCGCGCGTACTGGCAACGTCAATTGTCGGGAGAATTGCCACAACTGGATCTGCCCCGCGACCCTTCCGACGCCGCGGAGTCCGAGGGGGATACGATCTCGTTGCAGATCGATCGCGATTTGCTGGACGCGGCGAGAAGGTATTCTTCCAATCGCCAATCGACCCTCTTCGTGACGCTGTTGGCTGCGATCAAGGCGACGCTGTTTCGGTATACGGGGCAACAGGATCTGATCGTCGGATCGGCAGTCGCGGCGCGACCCGAGGCGGAGATGGAGGATCTGATCGGATATTTCATCAACGTGCTTCCGTTGCGAACTCAGTTTGCCGCCAGCGAATCGTTTGATGCGTTGCAAACGAAGGTCCGTGAAACGACCCTCTCGGCGATGGCGCATCAGAACTATCCGTTGGAGTTGATGAAGCGAGAGATCTTCGCGTCGCAGGGAACCGGCACGTCGCCATTCCGCGTCTTGTTTGTCCTCGAAAATGAACCCTGTTCTCTGGAGCTGACGGGTGTCGAAGCGCGTCGGGTTCCGATGGAGACGCAGACCGCGAAGTTCGATCTGTTGATCGCTGCCAGCGAATCGGACGCGAGCCTGCGAATCGATCTGCAGTACCGCTGCCAAAACTTCTGCCGCGAACGGATCGTTCATTTCGGAGAACATCTGACGACGTTGCTCTCCGCCGCGGTCGAAGCACCCGCAACGCCAGTCGATCGATTGCAGATGCTTCCGGCATCGCAACGTGCTTCCCTGCTGCAAGGCCCGATCGGCAGCAGCGCTTCGACGGGCGATCCAAACGCGACCGAACAATGCGATGATTCGGATCGTCGGCTTTCGCCTTCGGTGCTGACGTTGTTCGATGCCCAAGTCGAACGAAGCCCCGACAGCACGGCTGTCTGTTTTGAAGAGCAAACGTTCTCCTATGCGGAACTCGATCGCCGCGCGACGATCTTGGCATCGCGGTTGATCGAACTGGGAGTGCTTCCCGATCTACCGGTCGCGCTCAGTATCACGCGGTCGCCAGAGATGGTGGTCGCGGTTTTGGCGGTCCTGAAGGCCGGCGGGTGTTACGTTCCGGTCGATCCCGCGCTGCCACGGCACCGCCGCAAACAGATCCTCGACGATTGCCAACCGCAGGTCTTGCTGACGCTGACGGGATTGACCAACGATTTGGAACTTAACGAATCGGCGACGCCAACTCTGCGGCTGGATACCTTCGATTTTTCCAACCATCCGGCCAGCACCATCGAATTGCCCGCTCTGTCGGCTGATAATTTGGCGTACATCCTGTATACCTCCGGATCGACGGGCAAGCCCAAAGGCGTAGCGATGCCTCACGGTGCGGTCGCCAATCTGATCGCATGGCAGTTGGAAAACTCGCAGGCCGATCCAACGACCAAGACGCTGCAGTTTGCGTCGTTGGGATTTGATGTCTCCTTTCAAGAGATCTTTGCGACGCTGTGCAGCGGTGGTCAGTTGGAACTGGTAAGCGAAGATCGGCAACAAGACCTGCACCGATTGTGGAAGTTCATCGTCGACGCGAAGATTGGTCGAATCTTCGTTCCATTTGTTGTGCTGCGAACGCTTTGTGAAATCGCGGGGGATTCGGCGCGAGAGGCGTCGCTTCGCGAGGTGATCACAGCGGGAGAACAGTTGCAAATCACGCCGGCGGTGCGCAAGTTCTTCCAACAGCAACCCGGCTGCCGACTTTGGAATCACTACGGGCCGACCGAAACCCACGTCGCGACCGGTTATCGTTTGGCGGCGGATCCGAGCACGTGGCCTGCGATTCCGCCGATCGGCAAACCGATCGATCGTTGCGTTGCCCTGGTTCTCGACGAACACATGCAACCGCTACCTCAGGGAATCGAAGGCGAACTGTATCTCGGCGGCGCCTGCGTCGCACGCGGCTACTATCAGAATCCCTCGCTGACACAGCAGCGTTTTGTGAGCGGTCCGTTGGCAACCCCCGCGTGCGATCGGATGTATCGAACCGGAGACATCTGTCGACTCAACTGGGATGGCGAACTTGAATTCGTCCGCCGCAATGACGATCAGATCAAACTGCGCGGCCACCGCGTTGAACTGAGCGAGATCGAGACGGTGCTCAACCAGCACGCCGACGTGAAGCAAGCCGTTGTTTGTTTCGACCCCAGCAGCCTGGGCGGTCATTTGATCGCGTATGTGTTGTCCGATTCGGAAGAGATCCGCGTCGATGACCTGAAGCAATTTTTACAGTCGCGGTTGCCAGCGTACATGCTGCCCAATGTGTTTTGCATCGTCGATGATTTTCCCAAAACCGCCAGTGGAAAGATCGACCGCAAACGTTTGCCCAAGGTCTCGCCATCGGTTGAGGCTTCGGAAAGGCAAGCGACGGAAGCTTCGACACCCAACGATCCTCTGATCGCTCGTCTGTTGGAGATCTGGCGATCGGTATTGGACACCGACCAGATCGACGCCCACAGCAACTTCTTCGATTGCGGTGGAGACTCCCTCGCGGCGGCCCTTCTGTTCGCGCGGATGGAAAGCGAATTTGGTCAGGCGTTGTCGATCACGAAACTCGTGGAATGTCCTACCGTCACAAAGCTGGCGGAACTGTATCGTCAGGACGACGATCGGGTCGAGGGCTGCTGGAACGAAGTCATGCGGATCGATCCGCAGCAATCCGCGTCGACGGCGGCTCCGCTCTTCTGTCTGCCCGGAATCGACGGCCATCTACTCAACTTCCGCGATTTGGCGGCCGCCATCGGGCAGGATCGTCCCGTATATGGGCTGCAGCCCTACGGCCTCGATGGCAATAGTTCCCCCTGCACAAGTATCGAAGAGATCGCCAGCCGACACGTTCAAGAGATCCGTCGTGTGATGCCAAACGGACCGTATCATCTGGCGGGATTTTCGTTTGGCGGAGTCGTCGCGTATGAGATCTCTCAACAATTGCGTCGTGCCGGCGAACAGGTGACCCTTGCGATTCTCGATGCTTATACCGGACTGCCCAAACTGGCGCCGTTGTATCAACGCTTCGCATTCCATCTGCGTTTTGCGCGGCAATGCGACGGGTGTCAACGTTGGAAATACCTTGCCGAACGCGTGACCGGTTTGGTCGCCGCGATCCAGCATCGTTTCGGTTGGATCACGATGGAACAGCGGTTGGAACGAATCATCAACGCCAAAGGAAACTACGCAAAAGTTGCCGCCATGAATATGACGGCGTTGGATGAGTATCGCCCTACGGCCGCCCAAGGGCCGGCGACACTCTACCGTGCCAAGTTCCGCGCCGATTGGCCTGGCCAGGACGCTACCGATCCCAACATGGGATGGGGCAACGTCTTCGACACCGATGACTTGGACGTGATCGAAGTCGAAGGAGCGCACGCCAACATGCTTTCCGAAGCCAAACTGGCCGGCCTAGTCGAACATCTCCGCCGCACCATGTCGCGCGACGACGTTTGA
- a CDS encoding BatD family protein, with product MRVPRGMLFGLVVIALWAMTFAAAAPAADGDPVSIDVPNKEAWMGQRLPIYVQLRGNGPFVGAASFSIPEIPRALLVKVGSPVVSSEEKGDTSWFMQTHEFALFSQAAGKVTVPAFEVRFTHRDGFTGPNQEHVEQVPATDLQIKRPPGLPESVFLVTTEKLEITESWTPEPGSAEQGDVFRRTIAQSAQQTSGMALAPPPTTAPEGISVYVGKPTVDDKTQRGEFSGTRSDTITYMLKGSGTLTIPGIKYIWWNPKSEEFGTKTLPPVTFEVAAAPKPAPPPPPPPSRMRIALTAFLSIALLGLAIWQFDRIRSWTKSVWRRLNPADRVAARRLIRACHRNDAAAAEAAWADWQNTQPASYQPSAELFVAAAELHRMRYGQRGEGSTAWQGQSLAQAFRKAIDSQSARRCDRQRSLPALNPRAVE from the coding sequence ATGAGAGTGCCGCGTGGAATGCTGTTTGGGCTGGTCGTGATCGCACTCTGGGCGATGACCTTTGCCGCCGCGGCGCCGGCGGCGGATGGCGATCCCGTTTCGATCGACGTGCCGAACAAAGAGGCTTGGATGGGACAGCGGTTGCCCATTTATGTGCAGCTGCGCGGCAACGGTCCGTTTGTTGGAGCCGCTAGTTTTTCGATCCCTGAGATTCCCCGAGCCCTGTTGGTGAAGGTCGGCAGCCCGGTCGTCTCGTCGGAGGAAAAGGGGGACACGTCGTGGTTCATGCAAACGCACGAGTTCGCGTTGTTCTCGCAGGCAGCCGGAAAAGTCACGGTTCCCGCCTTTGAAGTCCGCTTCACCCACCGCGACGGCTTCACCGGTCCGAACCAGGAACATGTGGAACAGGTGCCAGCGACCGATTTGCAGATCAAGCGGCCGCCGGGATTGCCGGAGTCGGTCTTTCTGGTGACGACCGAAAAATTGGAGATCACCGAATCGTGGACTCCCGAACCGGGATCGGCGGAACAGGGAGATGTTTTCCGTCGCACGATCGCTCAGAGTGCCCAACAGACATCGGGCATGGCGCTCGCTCCGCCACCCACCACGGCTCCCGAAGGAATCAGCGTCTACGTCGGCAAACCGACCGTCGACGACAAAACACAGCGAGGGGAGTTTAGCGGCACGCGCAGCGACACGATCACCTACATGCTCAAAGGGTCGGGGACGCTCACGATCCCGGGAATCAAATACATCTGGTGGAATCCGAAATCAGAGGAGTTTGGAACCAAGACGCTTCCCCCGGTGACGTTCGAAGTGGCTGCCGCACCCAAGCCAGCTCCCCCGCCTCCTCCGCCACCAAGTCGGATGCGAATCGCTTTAACTGCGTTTCTATCCATTGCACTGTTAGGACTCGCGATCTGGCAGTTCGATCGGATCCGATCTTGGACTAAGAGCGTATGGCGGCGGTTGAATCCCGCCGATCGTGTCGCCGCGCGACGTCTGATCCGAGCCTGTCATCGCAACGATGCCGCGGCTGCCGAAGCGGCATGGGCCGACTGGCAAAATACTCAGCCTGCAAGTTACCAACCCTCCGCCGAACTGTTCGTCGCCGCGGCGGAACTGCATCGCATGCGCTACGGTCAGCGCGGCGAAGGGTCAACTGCGTGGCAGGGGCAATCGCTAGCTCAAGCGTTCCGCAAAGCGATCGATTCCCAGTCGGCTCGACGCTGCGATCGTCAACGATCCCTTCCGGCGTTAAATCCTCGCGCCGTCGAATGA
- a CDS encoding tetratricopeptide repeat protein → MIWKSGAAVVAISWIGLWMTGDQHGDRLMRAEKFADAAVVYNDPMRQGVAWYRAGEFEKATQSFARVATPEAQFNQGNCWVMLGKYDKAVASYDQAIKQRPDWTQALENRDLAAARAKMLELKGGDLGDQQVGADEIVFDKKKDDQGQETEIAGDQAASDATVQAVWLRQVQTKPADFLRSKFAFQQAEQDAGGTQ, encoded by the coding sequence ATGATTTGGAAAAGCGGAGCTGCCGTGGTCGCCATCTCTTGGATCGGTCTTTGGATGACCGGCGATCAGCATGGCGATCGCTTGATGCGAGCGGAAAAGTTTGCCGACGCAGCGGTCGTTTACAACGATCCGATGCGACAGGGAGTCGCTTGGTATCGCGCGGGGGAATTCGAAAAAGCGACTCAATCGTTTGCTCGCGTCGCAACGCCCGAAGCGCAATTCAACCAAGGGAACTGCTGGGTGATGCTGGGCAAATACGACAAAGCGGTCGCCAGTTATGATCAAGCGATCAAGCAACGCCCCGATTGGACGCAGGCGCTAGAGAATCGCGACCTCGCCGCCGCGCGGGCCAAGATGCTCGAATTGAAAGGGGGCGATCTGGGCGATCAGCAGGTTGGAGCCGACGAGATCGTCTTCGACAAAAAGAAGGACGATCAGGGACAGGAGACCGAAATCGCCGGGGACCAAGCGGCGTCCGATGCCACGGTTCAAGCGGTCTGGTTGCGCCAAGTGCAAACCAAACCGGCCGATTTCCTGAGGTCAAAGTTTGCGTTCCAACAAGCGGAGCAGGACGCAGGAGGGACGCAATGA
- a CDS encoding vWA domain-containing protein — MMGLLHNFHFVRPLGLALIPIAFAVWWYWQRQLDPLRGWRQQIDPDLLEALVDDRDAKRDPMRYAMVAAWIVAAIAIAGPTWKLEPNPFAEDAPPLMIVLKAGESMLKTNPSPSRMERAQLKIADLAKARKGDPLGLLAYSGSAHLVLPPTQDTAVIGEMAAEISPDVMPVPGDRLDLAIAAAGELLREQGSGGSLLVVADSAEIDPSEVVKAHQSVGSPPTEFLALTDPDSAETQSLRDVAAAIGGSVESLSIEDDDIQQIFRFAQRRAAAGVSGESNRWQEAGYWLTPLLALLVAVSFRRQKSSQPKE; from the coding sequence ATGATGGGACTCTTGCACAACTTTCATTTCGTCCGCCCACTTGGCCTGGCGCTGATTCCAATCGCGTTTGCGGTCTGGTGGTACTGGCAGCGACAGCTCGATCCGCTGCGCGGTTGGCGGCAACAGATCGATCCCGACCTATTGGAAGCGTTGGTTGACGATCGCGATGCGAAGCGCGATCCCATGCGTTACGCGATGGTGGCCGCTTGGATCGTCGCCGCGATCGCGATCGCGGGCCCCACTTGGAAACTGGAACCCAATCCCTTCGCCGAAGACGCTCCGCCATTGATGATCGTCTTAAAAGCGGGCGAGAGCATGTTGAAGACCAACCCTTCGCCATCGCGGATGGAGCGTGCTCAACTGAAAATCGCCGATCTAGCGAAGGCTCGCAAGGGAGACCCGTTGGGCCTGCTCGCTTATTCCGGTTCGGCCCACCTGGTCCTTCCGCCAACGCAAGACACCGCCGTGATCGGCGAGATGGCGGCGGAGATCAGCCCCGACGTGATGCCGGTTCCCGGGGATCGATTGGATTTGGCGATCGCCGCCGCGGGCGAGTTGCTGCGCGAACAGGGATCGGGGGGATCGCTGTTGGTCGTCGCCGATTCCGCAGAGATCGATCCGTCGGAAGTGGTCAAAGCTCATCAATCGGTCGGATCGCCACCGACGGAGTTCCTTGCTTTGACCGATCCCGATTCGGCGGAGACGCAATCGCTTCGCGACGTCGCTGCGGCGATCGGTGGTTCGGTCGAATCGCTTTCGATCGAAGATGACGACATCCAACAGATCTTCCGCTTCGCTCAACGCCGCGCCGCCGCAGGCGTCTCGGGCGAGAGCAATCGTTGGCAGGAGGCCGGTTATTGGTTGACGCCGCTGTTGGCTTTGCTTGTCGCCGTATCGTTTCGACGCCAAAAATCTTCGCAGCCCAAGGAGTAG